From the genome of Spirosomataceae bacterium TFI 002, one region includes:
- a CDS encoding Pimeloyl-ACP methyl ester carboxylesterase, producing MKKISKILLILILVAIAFVFIFFGKSDLDLDYLKSKYATSPSQFVEIEGMNVHFRDEGVMQDSLPIVLIHGTGASLHTFEAWTKELKKTRRVLRMDLPAFGLTGPFQNTDYSIDHYVDFIQKFLTANGVEKCVLGGNSLGGNIAWQFTLEHPERVEKLILIDAAGYPFQSTSVPLAFRMGKIPIINKVFTYITPRSVIQRSVENVYSDKSKVTETLVDQYFELTLRAGNRQAFVDRMSMEKDVSPFERISEIKQSTLVLWGEDDFLIPVSSAERFHEDLPNDTLVIMKNLGHVPMEEDPATSLAVVMEFLKK from the coding sequence ATGAAAAAAATCTCCAAAATCCTTCTGATTTTAATTTTAGTCGCGATTGCTTTCGTTTTTATTTTCTTTGGTAAAAGCGATCTTGATTTAGATTACCTCAAAAGTAAATATGCCACAAGCCCCTCACAATTTGTGGAAATAGAAGGCATGAATGTGCATTTTCGTGATGAGGGTGTAATGCAAGATAGCCTGCCTATTGTATTAATCCATGGTACTGGTGCAAGCCTTCATACTTTTGAAGCATGGACGAAAGAGCTGAAAAAGACTAGGAGAGTTTTAAGGATGGACTTACCAGCATTTGGACTTACTGGGCCATTTCAAAACACTGATTATTCCATTGATCATTATGTTGATTTTATACAAAAGTTTTTAACAGCAAATGGAGTTGAAAAATGTGTACTTGGAGGGAATTCTTTAGGCGGAAACATTGCTTGGCAATTTACACTGGAACACCCTGAGCGAGTAGAAAAGTTAATTTTGATTGATGCAGCGGGTTATCCATTTCAATCTACAAGTGTGCCTTTGGCGTTTAGAATGGGTAAAATACCAATAATTAATAAAGTTTTTACTTACATAACTCCTCGTTCTGTAATTCAAAGAAGTGTTGAAAATGTATATTCTGATAAATCAAAAGTTACAGAAACTCTTGTTGATCAGTATTTTGAATTAACGCTTCGTGCAGGAAATAGGCAAGCCTTTGTTGATAGAATGTCTATGGAAAAAGATGTGAGTCCTTTTGAACGAATTTCGGAGATAAAGCAATCAACCTTAGTGCTTTGGGGAGAAGATGACTTTCTTATTCCAGTTTCAAGTGCCGAAAGGTTTCATGAAGATTTACCAAACGACACTTTGGTGATAATGAAAAACCTTGGACATGTTCCTATGGAAGAAGACCCTGCTACTAGCTTAGCTGTGGTGATGGAGTTTTTGAAAAAATGA
- a CDS encoding tRNA pseudouridine38-40 synthase, translating into MTYFLHIAYDGSKYSGWQRQERVPSIQERMEIDLSRILGEEVTVNGCGRTDAGVHASQYFCHIDLYKAPKSDFLFVLNKNLPLEIRVFDVIPMSDKCNARFDVVSRSYDYYLHFYEDPFLDSHSSYFNLNDLDIESMKTAVSILTKYQDFRSLCRRSHLFPDTVCDVSFAKLYVSEDERRMRFSITSNRFLQGMIRIFVHFLIQIGKGKLTAEAFENMLANRDEVKVKRLANPEGLYLSRVIYPYLDLPVKPSFANMLNHGLHELE; encoded by the coding sequence ATGACCTATTTTCTTCATATTGCATATGACGGCAGCAAATACAGCGGTTGGCAAAGGCAAGAGCGTGTCCCTTCTATTCAGGAGCGAATGGAAATCGACTTGAGTAGGATTCTCGGTGAAGAAGTTACTGTAAACGGCTGTGGAAGAACCGATGCTGGAGTTCATGCTTCACAATATTTCTGCCATATTGATTTATACAAAGCACCTAAAAGTGACTTCTTATTTGTCCTCAACAAAAACTTACCATTAGAGATCCGCGTTTTCGATGTGATTCCAATGAGCGATAAATGTAATGCTCGGTTTGACGTAGTTTCTCGCTCTTATGACTACTATTTGCATTTTTACGAAGACCCATTTTTAGATAGCCATAGCTCGTATTTTAACCTAAATGATTTGGATATTGAAAGCATGAAAACGGCTGTTTCAATATTGACAAAGTATCAAGACTTTAGATCGCTTTGTCGTCGTTCACACCTTTTTCCTGACACGGTTTGTGATGTTTCATTTGCGAAACTATATGTAAGTGAAGATGAGCGTAGAATGAGGTTTAGCATAACTTCTAACCGCTTTTTACAAGGGATGATCAGAATCTTTGTTCATTTTTTAATTCAAATTGGAAAAGGAAAGCTTACCGCAGAGGCATTCGAAAACATGCTAGCAAACAGAGATGAAGTTAAAGTAAAAAGGCTAGCGAACCCTGAAGGTCTTTACTTATCCAGAGTGATTTATCCATACCTTGATTTGCCAGTTAAGCCCTCATTTGCCAATATGCTAAACCATGGTTTACATGAGTTGGAATAG